In Macadamia integrifolia cultivar HAES 741 unplaced genomic scaffold, SCU_Mint_v3 scaffold952, whole genome shotgun sequence, the genomic window TCTTGACTATTCCAATCGGTATAGGTTGTATTGTTGTATACAGTGATGCTTTCAaattgggattgggttgtgtattaatGCACCATAGAAAAGTCATTACTATGCATCTCGCCAACTGAAGGAGTATGAAAAAAACTACTCTACCCATGATTTAGAACTGGCAGATGtgatttttcccttaaaaatttgGCAgtactacttgtatggtgaaaagagtgagatatacaatgaccataagagcctcaagtatttcttcacccaaaaggagcttaACATGAGgcaaaggcattggttggatttgatgaaggattatgactgtactatcGACTACCActcaggaaaggccaatgtggtagctgatgcattgagtcagaaaTCACATACCCTGACTCTTGCGTCACTGACCACCAGTGAGCATCTCATCGAAGAGGCCAAGAAAGTAGATTTGAaactactagtggaaggtgtcaccatGTCATTATCAACATTGATGGTGCAGCCTAACCTAGTGGATAAAATTACTGCAGCTCaagttactgatgcagagttgcataAATTAATAGTAGACTGCAAGGAATGGAAAcagaaggacccagatttctccttGATTGAAGGGGGAATTCTTAAGTTCGAAGGAAGATTGTGCGTGCCAAAttatggtgatttgagagatactattttgagagaggcacacagctcTTTGTACTTTATTTACCCTAGCAACAccaaatgtataaggacctaaaAGCTTCCTattggtggaagggaatgaagaattaTGTGGTTACACATTTGTCGAGATGCCTTACTTGCCAACAAGTCAAGGCAGAGAGACAAAGACCCCATGGTTTACTGCAATACCTATTTCGGAGtagaaatgggagaatatgaccatggactttgtcataggATTACCCAGCACCaccaagggtatggatgccattttgGTAGTTGTTGACGGCTTGACCAAAGCAgttcacttcatcccaattaaagtcaccttctctatggacaagttagccAAGTTATATATTGACAATATGATCCGgctacatggtgtaccagtcAGCATCATCTCTGATCAAAATCTCAGATTTACTTCTAAATTCTAGATGTATGGGTAGAAGGCTATGGGTACACAACTGAATTTTAGTATagcatttcacccacagaccgatgggaAATTagagaggactatccagaccttagaggacctacttcgaACATGTGCCCTGGACAtaagttacagttgggatgagcatataTCTCTTATTTACAACAACAGCCACCAGGCTATAATCGGTATGTCTCCATTAGAAGCACAATGCAAGACTCATCTCTATTGGGACGAAGTTGGTGAATGGCACATCTTAGGTCCAAACTTGGTATAGGACACTAGTGAGAAAGTGggtgtgatcagagagagaatcaaggcagctcagtccagacaAAAGAGTTATACGGATGTCAGAAGAAAGCATTTGGAGTTTGATGTGGGAGACAAATTATTCTTATAGATCTTCCTAGCCAAGGGAAATACGGTtcagcaagaagggaaagctgatTCTAAGGTATATGGGACCTTATGATATTTTGGAGAGGATAGGATTGGTGGCATACGGGATAGCCTTACCACTAGAATTGGAGGGCAcccataatgtcttccatgtaaccatgctgaggaagtacataCCTGACCTAACTCATGTTTTGATAAATGTACCGTGTGAGTTGGATAAGGATTTCTCCTATACGGAGTTTCTGGGAAAGATTGTTGACCGGAAGGACCATACCCTTTGTAATTATACTATTTCATTTGTCAAGGTGTAGTGAATGAATCACCCAGAGCAAGAAGCCTCTttggagcgagaagatgaaatgaagaagcaatATCTAAGATTGTTTGACTTACAAGGTGCGTTCAATTTCGAagacaaaattcttgtaaggtggggggaatgttacactcgtaccctaacccggtctaatttgaacttttgtgatagatcttGGACCGGAGATACGGAGTACCAATGGATTTTGGCTCATGGCAGCTCATTCCAAAAAGGGAAGGGTTGACCCCACTTGCTTGTGCATTTAATGCCAGTTtaactggagaggattcaagCCTTTTGACTCTAGGCAATAAGCAACCTGACACCTCCCTACCCGAGTCCCAACACGTAACAAAATTTTTAGAAGAACATGGCCATAACTAAGGGCAACCCCCTAGGGGATGCCCAAGCGGGGATAGTTGGCAGTCAAGGCACAGCACTACCTTGATCATAGGTAACAAGGCCACTGAAAGCACCTGGGCTGAATCCAATGGCCCATTGTGCTGTCAAATAGGTTCCGATGCTTGTAGTTCCCATGACCCATAACATGGCCAGTTCTGTATGACCTCACATACTCTCCCACACCCTTCCTCATGACTTTTACACCCTATAAGTCTAAAGGAAATGGGCCCACATGTCCTGAATGACGGATTAACCTACTAGGACCGGACCAGGGCCAACCAAATAGGCTTTAAGCATTTCACTTACTATAAATATGAGAAGTGAGAtaatttctcacttctcacctATCAAAAAATgtggagaggagagaaaagaagagataaaggaagagaagaaagaagaagggagaagctTGACCTAGCTCCCGGCTTCACGTCCCGTTGCCAAAATCTTATCGTAGATAGGTGCTACTTCCCCTGCcactctttcttcattttgagctagtgTAATTGAGCAAGGGTATGAATCACTGGGTTGGAGGGCTAAGCTTTGACTTCAGCACTTCCCGAAAGTTGGGTGAGTGTGTATTTCACTCTCCTATGtaattgtcgagctcaaaccaagccgggTGAGTACCgacaacacttgtgaccaaatggcTCAACAGAATCAAAACCTCTTCAACTTAAAATGGAGGTGGGGGTCATCGGATTCAGCCCAGGTGCTTCTGGTGTccttgttttcggtggtcaaggcAGTGTTGTGCCTTGACTTCCTATTGTCCCTCTTGGTCATTCCATAGGGGGCTGCCATAGGTTGCGTGCATGGTCTTCCAAAAATTATAGCACGTGTCAGGACCAAGGTAACGAGGGGTCGAGTCACTTACCGCTTAGGGtcggaaggcttgaatcctctctagttggattggcatgaaatgcacaagcaagtggggtcatcccttcccttcCTGCAATGAGctgccacgagccaaaacccgttGGTACTCCAGATCTCTGGTCCGAGATCTATCACgaaagttcaaattagaccgggttagggtACGGGTGTAGCAATTTGTGTGGTTATAAACAGAATGTATATAAATGCCAGAGACCAGTCAGTGGAAGTTCTGCAGTCAGTTACAATAGAAGTAGTTGGTGACAAATCATCTTCACATGATGTAGCTTCTTTGGATTTCAAGATACATTGTGGGATGCAAAAGGTCGCCATTACTTTAAAAACTGCCTTATCGAAGGTGTTGTGGATTGCACCTGGGGGAATGGCCagtccatatatatatatatatatatgtatgcatATAATGAAACTAGGGTCAAGTCTCAATGAACTATTATTATTCTTTGGAAAATTAtgtccccctcccctgtagtttgttgaaattacatgtggatccaagggtttgaaggAATTACACCCCCTCCCTTGGCTATAACGGTGTTAGTATGCTGTTAATTTTAAATCTGAAAAGACAATATTACCCTTTAATGAAAAAACAACTTAATCTTGAaagaccattatacccttaggTTGTCTTATTTCGTGAAATCCTAAACCAGCCTTAAATCACAGTTGCTTATGTCACCTACCACCTTCAAACTCTAGATTGCATACCATGACAATCTTggtaagaataaaaaatgaggAAACTGTGATAACCATAAGAGAGCACCTGCAGTAGGCACAACGAATGGCTCGTTCTCCTACTTCTCATCTTCCACCTGATTCTAGTCATTATTTTGAAATTCGCTTGGTTCACCACTTGATATTCCCCCACCTCCAACAGAACGCTGTGACTTGAACCTCAAAATCACCTGCATCAATATTAGCTTTCCCCTCAAATTCCCCTTCTCCCTCCTTTGTTTcttaacttcttcttcttcttcttcctctcccacttcctcctcctcctcctcctcttctactTCTACCTCAAATTTTTCATCATCATACATAGGTGCTCCACCTTCACCCTTCGATTCACCCTCCAAACTGGTCTCAGGCCTCAGACCCTTCCTCAGTggctcctctctctcctctccgtCTCCTTCCTCATCATCACTCTCTTCCCTCCTCCGCATCGCCTCCTCTGGGTCACTCTCATAATCAACTTCTTCCTCACCTTCGACCACCATCTACTTTTCAATTAACCTAAACTATAAATCTCAAATCTAATCCAATGAAACAACACCCccaaaaatacaaattttatacaaaaaagaaactcaCAACTTCTTAATAATTTCACTAAAATGAAACTCTAAATTTCTTGATTCAGAACGAATGGAAGCCAACCTAGAAAGattgaaaacaaaatttaacGACCTAAATCTCTATATTTTGCATATAAATGCATATGAAGAAGATAGATGATGCTTCCACAGCAATTTCATCATATAAAATCGCTAATTGTAGTGGCCAGATGGTTAAATTGGCCAATCCATAGACCCTTGTATAAACAATCTCTATAGACAAGCAATACAAGGGAGTGGTCCATCAAGGCCACCGACGAAGAAACGGCTCAAACCCTCGGCCCGTCCGTTTAAGGCCCTCAAGTTACAATCGACGTCAACGTAAGGAAGAGAAGCCATTGAAGTTAACATTGAACTCTGGCTATGAGGCCGAGGCTGAGCTCAATTCTAAAGTCTTTCAGGCCCTATTGCTGAACCCATTATAGGTAAGTTCTGAAAACCAGAGGTTGAAGACGACATGGGAGGTTGgcttccttcttttgttttagttgAAGGGCACATAggtaagttcacctataaagaAGTACATTTTAGGTATTAAA contains:
- the LOC122070602 gene encoding probable pectinesterase 29, translated to MRQRHWLDLMKDYDCTIDYHSGKANVVADALSQKSHTLTLASLTTSEHLIEEAKKVDLKLLVEGVTMSLSTLMVQPNLVDKITAAQVTDAELHKLIVDCKEWKQKDPDFSLIEGGILKFEGRFFFGFQDTLWDAKGRHYFKNCLIEGVVDCTWGNGQSIYIYIYMYAYNETRGQNSANDNSGFVFKAGRVFGNGNEHTDLGRAYGAYSRVIWYGTKVFDVKVPEGGQA